Proteins found in one Pocillopora verrucosa isolate sample1 chromosome 12, ASM3666991v2, whole genome shotgun sequence genomic segment:
- the LOC131778548 gene encoding histone H2B, gonadal-like — MPAKVAGKKGEKKAGKAKAIADGKKKRRGKRRESYAIYIYKVLKQVHPDTGISSKAMGIMNSFVNDIFERIATEASRLAHYNKKSTISSREIQTAIRLLLPGELAKHAVSEGTKAVTKYTSSK; from the coding sequence ATGCCAGCCAAAGTTGCAGGAAAGAAAGGCGAGAAGAAAGCCGGAAAGGCTAAAGCCATTGCTGatggaaagaagaagaggagaggAAAGAGAAGGGAAAGCTATGCTATCTACATCTACAAGGTGTTGAAGCAAGTTCACCCCGACACAGGTATCTCCAGCAAAGCCATGGGCATCATGAACTCGTTTGTTAACGACATCTTCGAGCGCATCGCCACCGAAGCTTCCCGCCTTGCCCACTACAACAAGAAGTCGACCATCAGCTCTCGCGAGATCCAGACCGCTATCAGGCTGCTTCTGCCAGGTGAACTGGCAAAACATGCCGTCAGTGAAGGAACCAAAGCTGTGACCAAATACACCAGCAGCAAGTAA